One genomic window of Mycolicibacterium neoaurum includes the following:
- a CDS encoding MCE family protein gives MTGRRRALVLVGCAVTAMALLTGCSDWRGLNSLPMPGTAGDGPGSFTIRAELPDVNNVQQNSRVRVGDVNVGTVTKIERQDWHAVLTMTLDGNVVLPANATATIGQTSLLGSLHIELAPPVNEAPEGRLHDGSVIQLASGGAYPSTEQTLAAVSLLLNGGGVGQIQDITTALSTAFAGRENDLRSLITEVDRFIANTDRQTDEIISATDSLNNLVGDFAAQDSVVDRALDTIPEALSVLRDERDTLTEALDQLGKFSALAADSSNQTKEALVAELKDLAPVVKSLADSGPALTRSLSFFSVYPFAQETLDKWFRGDYANLTAIIDLTLSRIDSSFFTGTRFEGELTELEMQWGRTIGQLPSPYTAVNPLVIPYHLNQGP, from the coding sequence ATGACCGGCCGCCGACGTGCGCTGGTGTTGGTCGGTTGCGCGGTGACTGCCATGGCGTTGCTGACCGGTTGCAGCGACTGGCGCGGTCTGAACTCATTGCCGATGCCCGGCACCGCGGGTGACGGTCCGGGATCGTTCACCATCCGTGCGGAGCTGCCGGATGTGAACAACGTCCAGCAGAACTCGCGGGTGCGCGTCGGTGACGTCAACGTCGGCACGGTGACCAAGATCGAGCGCCAGGACTGGCACGCGGTGCTCACCATGACGCTCGACGGCAATGTCGTGCTGCCGGCCAATGCGACGGCAACCATCGGGCAGACCAGCCTGTTGGGGTCACTGCACATCGAGCTCGCTCCACCGGTCAACGAGGCCCCCGAGGGCCGACTGCACGATGGCTCGGTGATCCAATTGGCCTCCGGTGGCGCGTATCCGTCGACCGAGCAGACGCTGGCGGCGGTGTCGTTGTTGCTCAACGGAGGGGGCGTCGGTCAGATCCAGGACATCACCACAGCGTTGAGCACCGCCTTCGCCGGGCGCGAGAACGACCTCCGTAGCCTCATCACCGAGGTGGACAGGTTCATCGCCAATACCGACCGCCAAACAGACGAGATCATCAGCGCCACCGATAGTCTCAACAACCTTGTCGGTGACTTCGCCGCACAGGACTCGGTGGTCGACCGGGCGCTGGACACCATCCCCGAGGCGCTCAGCGTTCTGCGGGATGAGCGGGATACCCTCACCGAGGCACTCGATCAGCTGGGCAAGTTCAGCGCCCTTGCCGCCGATTCCAGCAACCAGACCAAAGAGGCGCTGGTGGCAGAGCTCAAAGATCTTGCCCCGGTGGTGAAATCACTTGCCGATTCCGGACCCGCGCTCACCCGGTCGTTGAGCTTCTTCTCGGTGTATCCGTTCGCCCAGGAGACGCTGGACAAATGGTTCCGCGGCGATTACGCGAACCTGACCGCGATCATCGATCTGACGCTGAGTCGTATCGACTCGTCGTTCTTCACCGGCACCCGATTCGAGGGCGAGCTCACCGAACTGGAGATGCAGTGGGGGCGCACGATCGGTCAGCTGCCCAGCCCGTACACCGCGGTCAATCCGTTGGTCATCCCGTACCACCTGAATCAGGGGCCCTAG
- a CDS encoding MCE family protein has translation MTRPRIRIWLALLLAVVLTVGVVAIVRTTTNIARTAFTAYFDNTNGLFVGDEIRILGVPVGEIERIDAEPDRARVSFWIDDHYSVPADAKAVILAPSLVTARAIQLTPAYTGGPTLPADAVIPMERTAVPVEWDEVRVQLQRFTEMLQPTEPGGVSTLGSLVNTAADNLRGQGKNIRDTLIKLSKATSALGDHSTDLFSTLRNLSLLVSALQDSSDVMSQLNRNLASVTWALADDPDEISSAAASVSEVSKTVATFVAANKETLGTTSDKLASVSQALTDSVDDIKQLLHMSPTVLQNFINIYQPAQGTLSGALSTNNFSDPISFLCGAIQAASRLGAEQSSKLCVQYLAPIVKNRQMNFFPIGGNPLVGAVARPNEVTYSEDWMRPDYVPPAPAPAPAPAAGAPAPAASATPPLPAEAQQTDPAAGLTGMMLPPGAGS, from the coding sequence GTGACGCGGCCGCGTATACGAATCTGGTTGGCGTTGCTGCTGGCCGTGGTATTGACGGTCGGGGTCGTCGCGATCGTGCGGACGACCACCAACATCGCCAGGACCGCTTTCACCGCATATTTCGACAACACCAACGGTTTGTTCGTCGGTGACGAGATCCGCATCCTCGGCGTGCCGGTCGGCGAGATCGAGCGCATCGATGCCGAGCCCGACCGGGCCAGGGTGAGCTTCTGGATCGACGACCATTACTCGGTGCCCGCCGATGCCAAGGCGGTCATCCTGGCGCCGTCGCTGGTGACCGCTCGCGCCATCCAGCTGACGCCTGCCTACACCGGCGGTCCCACCCTGCCCGCGGACGCCGTGATCCCGATGGAGCGCACCGCGGTGCCGGTCGAGTGGGACGAGGTGCGGGTCCAGTTGCAGCGGTTCACCGAGATGTTGCAGCCCACCGAACCCGGGGGAGTGAGCACGCTCGGTTCGCTGGTCAACACGGCCGCCGACAATCTCCGCGGACAGGGCAAAAACATCCGTGACACGTTGATCAAGCTGTCCAAGGCGACTTCGGCATTGGGTGATCACAGCACCGACCTGTTCAGCACCCTGCGCAATCTGTCGCTGCTGGTGTCGGCGCTGCAGGACAGCTCGGATGTCATGTCGCAGCTCAACCGCAATCTCGCTTCGGTGACATGGGCGCTGGCCGATGATCCGGACGAGATCAGCTCTGCTGCAGCCAGTGTCAGCGAGGTGTCCAAGACGGTGGCGACATTCGTGGCTGCCAACAAGGAGACCCTGGGCACCACCTCGGACAAGCTGGCCTCGGTATCGCAGGCGCTGACCGACAGCGTCGACGACATCAAGCAACTGCTGCACATGTCGCCGACGGTGCTGCAGAACTTCATCAACATCTACCAACCGGCTCAGGGCACGCTCAGCGGCGCCCTGTCGACCAACAACTTCAGCGATCCGATCAGCTTCCTGTGCGGAGCCATCCAGGCGGCCTCCCGGTTGGGCGCCGAGCAGTCCTCGAAGCTGTGCGTGCAGTACCTGGCACCGATTGTGAAGAACCGCCAGATGAACTTCTTCCCGATCGGCGGCAACCCCTTGGTCGGCGCTGTCGCGCGCCCGAACGAGGTGACCTACAGCGAGGATTGGATGCGACCCGATTACGTGCCACCGGCTCCCGCGCCGGCTCCGGCGCCGGCCGCAGGTGCGCCCGCCCCGGCCGCGAGTGCGACACCGCCGCTGCCCGCCGAGGCCCAGCAGACCGATCCCGCGGCCGGCCTCACCGGGATGATGTTGCCGCCGGGAGCGGGTTCATGA
- a CDS encoding MCE family protein translates to MKPFQERNPAVIGLIGVVTVGAISLGVLNYDKLPLVSSQKTYGAYFAEAGGLTSGAAVQVSGYQVGKVQSISLDGPRVLVRFSVDDDVQLGDRTEAAVKTKSLLGSKILDITPRGDGDQDGVIPLERTTSAYQLPDAIGDITAQISGLNTDQLSTSLSTLAETFRDTPDDLRVAVDGVARFSDTLNRRDEQLRRLLANANKATTVLGERSDKIVQLVRDSNELLVALGEQSAALDQISNNITALSAQINGFVADNTDTLKPALDKLNGALAIVENRKSEVQQSIKGLTTYVFSLGESVSSGPFFKAYLSNLLPGQYLQPFINAAFSDLGLDPNVLAPSQRTDPQVGQPGLPALPVPFPRTGQGGEPRLTIPDAITGNPGDSQCGPPGIPLPGPGCYPYRDPGPQPAPGGPPPGPPAPGPAAQQSVPEPTPSPVLERAPGEVAPDGSPAEPGGNGQ, encoded by the coding sequence ATGAAACCCTTCCAAGAGCGCAACCCCGCGGTCATCGGGTTGATCGGCGTCGTGACCGTCGGCGCGATCAGTCTGGGCGTGCTCAACTACGACAAGTTGCCGCTGGTGTCCTCGCAGAAGACCTACGGGGCGTACTTCGCCGAGGCCGGCGGCTTGACAAGTGGTGCTGCGGTGCAGGTTTCGGGCTATCAGGTCGGCAAGGTGCAGAGCATCTCGCTGGACGGGCCTCGCGTGCTCGTGCGGTTCAGCGTGGACGACGACGTGCAGCTCGGTGATCGCACCGAAGCCGCGGTCAAGACCAAGAGCCTGCTGGGGTCCAAGATCCTCGACATCACCCCGCGCGGGGACGGTGACCAGGACGGTGTCATCCCGTTGGAGCGCACCACATCGGCCTATCAGCTGCCCGACGCGATCGGGGACATCACCGCTCAGATCAGCGGCCTGAACACCGATCAGCTGTCGACCTCGTTGTCGACCCTGGCCGAGACCTTCCGGGACACCCCGGATGATCTGCGGGTAGCCGTCGACGGTGTCGCGCGGTTCTCCGACACCCTCAACCGTCGCGACGAACAACTTCGCCGGTTGCTGGCCAACGCGAACAAGGCCACCACCGTTCTCGGTGAGCGCAGCGACAAGATCGTCCAGCTCGTCCGCGACTCGAACGAGCTGCTGGTTGCGCTCGGCGAACAGAGTGCCGCGCTGGACCAGATCTCGAACAACATCACCGCTTTGTCTGCACAGATAAACGGTTTCGTCGCCGACAACACCGACACGCTCAAGCCGGCGCTGGACAAGCTCAATGGTGCGCTGGCGATCGTGGAGAACCGGAAGTCGGAAGTCCAGCAATCCATCAAAGGGCTGACCACCTACGTCTTCTCGCTGGGTGAGTCGGTGTCCTCGGGGCCCTTCTTCAAGGCCTACTTGTCCAATCTTCTTCCCGGTCAGTATCTTCAGCCGTTCATCAATGCCGCTTTCTCCGACCTCGGTCTGGATCCGAACGTGCTCGCACCGTCGCAGCGCACGGATCCACAGGTCGGCCAGCCCGGCCTGCCCGCACTGCCCGTGCCGTTCCCGCGCACCGGTCAGGGTGGCGAGCCGCGCCTGACGATTCCCGATGCCATCACCGGTAATCCCGGCGACAGCCAGTGCGGACCACCGGGTATCCCACTACCCGGGCCGGGCTGCTATCCCTACCGGGATCCCGGACCGCAACCGGCGCCCGGTGGGCCGCCGCCCGGCCCGCCGGCGCCGGGTCCGGCGGCCCAACAGTCCGTTCCCGAACCGACCCCATCGCCCGTTTTGGAGCGCGCACCCGGCGAGGTCGCACCCGACGGTTCCCCGGCCGAGCCAGGAGGTAACGGACAGTGA
- a CDS encoding MCE family protein produces MKDNLSGAAWRLAVFIVVALFGMFALLTVFAQFRFGDARSFRAVFTNVTGLETGNFVRIAGVEVGKIGDIRLNRDSTVTVEFSADDSVVLTEGSRAAIRYDNVIGGRYLALEEGAGSVQRLAPGATIPVSRTTPALDLDALIGGFRPLFRALDPDQVNALSGQLLSALQGQGATVASFLSNTAALTNTLADRDELVGQVITNLNTVLGSLGDQKDKFGTAVDSLSEIVHTLKERKGDLSAAVAYTNESAASIADLLAQARPPLKETVAQTDRAAGIVVADHDYVDNLLATLPQSYRILGRQGLNGDYFSFYICDLVLKLNGKGGQPVYVKLAGQDTGRCTPK; encoded by the coding sequence ATGAAGGACAACTTGTCAGGCGCCGCCTGGCGGCTTGCCGTGTTCATCGTGGTCGCGCTGTTCGGAATGTTCGCGCTGCTGACCGTTTTCGCCCAGTTTCGGTTCGGTGACGCCCGGTCCTTCCGTGCGGTGTTCACCAACGTGACGGGCTTGGAGACCGGAAACTTCGTCCGGATCGCCGGTGTCGAAGTGGGCAAGATCGGTGACATCCGGCTCAACCGCGACAGCACCGTCACGGTGGAGTTCAGCGCCGACGACTCGGTGGTGCTGACCGAAGGCAGCCGGGCGGCCATCCGCTACGACAATGTCATCGGCGGCCGGTATCTCGCGTTGGAGGAGGGCGCCGGCTCGGTGCAGCGGCTGGCGCCCGGTGCCACCATCCCGGTGTCGCGCACCACACCGGCCCTGGACCTGGACGCCCTCATCGGTGGATTCCGGCCGCTGTTCCGGGCTTTGGACCCCGACCAGGTGAACGCGCTGAGCGGTCAGCTGCTCTCGGCGCTGCAGGGCCAGGGCGCGACGGTCGCCTCGTTCCTCTCCAACACCGCTGCGTTGACCAATACCCTCGCCGATCGTGATGAGCTCGTCGGACAGGTCATCACCAATCTCAACACCGTGCTCGGTTCGCTCGGCGACCAGAAGGACAAGTTCGGTACCGCCGTCGACTCACTGTCGGAGATCGTGCACACCCTCAAAGAACGCAAGGGCGACCTGAGTGCGGCGGTGGCCTATACCAACGAGTCCGCGGCCAGTATCGCCGATCTGCTGGCACAGGCCCGGCCGCCGCTGAAGGAGACGGTCGCGCAGACCGACCGCGCCGCGGGCATCGTGGTCGCCGACCACGACTACGTGGACAATCTGCTCGCCACGCTGCCGCAGTCCTACCGGATCCTGGGTCGGCAGGGGCTCAACGGCGATTACTTCTCCTTCTACATCTGCGATCTCGTACTGAAACTCAACGGTAAGGGCGGTCAACCGGTGTATGTGAAACTGGCAGGCCAAGACACCGGCAGGTGCACGCCGAAATGA
- a CDS encoding MCE family protein codes for MARKAGEPLIHPDWWTAILIVFVIASVALTGVLFTGSLKSYVPVTLSSDRAGLVMEVGAKVKLRGVQVGHVGAVTGGSDPVSLKLELDPDKIAYLPSNVEARIASTTVFGAKYVDLIYPQEPSGQTLAAGAVLQSQNVSTEVNTVFQNLVGVIHKIDPAKLNTVFSAIAEGVRGQGPRMGEATTAANEVLIALNQRTETIGQDWRAFKNFNDAYAAAAPDILRVLDAASTTSETIADRARELDSLLLNVIGLSQSGTAVLGPNKDNLVRAINTLRPTASLFNKYNPSLTCLLVGGKKAIDFGQADYTGGANGKSLIVDAALLLGDDPYRYPQNLPINGAKGGPGGKPGCGSLPDVAKNWPVRTLIANTGWGTGLDNRPNPGIGFPGWANYFPVTRAVPEPPSIRYPGGPAPGPIPYPGAPPYGAPQYGPGGTPLYPGVPPAPIPPGIAGPPPAP; via the coding sequence ATGGCGCGAAAGGCAGGCGAACCGCTCATCCACCCGGATTGGTGGACCGCGATCCTCATCGTCTTCGTCATCGCGTCGGTGGCCCTCACGGGTGTGCTGTTCACCGGTTCGCTCAAAAGCTATGTGCCGGTGACGCTCAGCTCGGACCGCGCCGGTCTGGTGATGGAGGTCGGGGCCAAGGTCAAACTGCGCGGGGTGCAGGTCGGTCATGTCGGTGCGGTCACCGGTGGCAGCGATCCGGTCAGCCTGAAACTCGAGCTCGATCCCGACAAGATCGCTTACCTCCCGTCCAACGTGGAGGCCCGGATCGCCTCGACCACCGTGTTCGGCGCCAAGTACGTCGACCTCATCTACCCGCAGGAGCCCTCGGGGCAGACGCTGGCAGCCGGCGCCGTCCTGCAGTCTCAGAACGTCAGCACCGAGGTGAACACGGTGTTCCAGAACCTCGTCGGTGTCATACACAAGATCGATCCCGCGAAGCTCAACACGGTGTTCTCGGCGATCGCCGAAGGCGTTCGCGGCCAGGGGCCCCGCATGGGCGAGGCGACGACGGCGGCCAACGAGGTGCTGATCGCGCTCAACCAGCGCACCGAGACCATCGGGCAGGACTGGCGGGCGTTCAAGAACTTCAACGACGCCTACGCGGCGGCCGCGCCGGACATCCTGCGTGTGCTCGATGCCGCAAGTACGACAAGTGAGACGATCGCCGACCGCGCTCGCGAACTGGATTCGTTGTTGCTCAACGTGATCGGCCTCTCGCAGAGCGGAACCGCGGTGTTGGGTCCGAACAAGGACAATCTGGTGCGGGCGATCAACACGCTGCGGCCGACGGCGTCGCTGTTCAACAAGTACAACCCGTCGCTGACCTGCCTTCTCGTCGGCGGCAAGAAGGCCATCGATTTCGGCCAGGCCGATTACACCGGCGGGGCGAACGGCAAATCGTTGATCGTGGACGCGGCGCTGCTGCTCGGTGACGATCCCTATCGGTATCCGCAGAATCTGCCGATCAACGGTGCCAAGGGCGGACCCGGCGGCAAGCCGGGCTGCGGATCGCTGCCCGATGTGGCCAAGAACTGGCCCGTGCGCACCCTGATCGCCAACACCGGTTGGGGCACCGGACTGGACAACCGGCCCAACCCGGGCATCGGATTCCCCGGCTGGGCCAACTACTTCCCGGTGACCCGTGCGGTGCCGGAACCGCCCAGCATCCGCTACCCGGGTGGCCCCGCGCCGGGACCGATTCCATATCCCGGTGCTCCGCCCTACGGCGCCCCGCAGTACGGCCCCGGAGGTACGCCGCTCTATCCCGGCGTCCCACCCGCACCCATACCGCCTGGGATCGCCGGGCCGCCGCCGGCACCGTGA
- a CDS encoding ABC transporter permease has translation MSIRVSVRQQFPRLARSSKNWHAGWTRIGEQTQFYGRTLASAVDVLVHYKTELVRLIAAMSLGTGALAVIGGTVVIVGFLTISTGALVAVQGYNQFAQVGVEALTGFASAYFNVRLIAPLTAAIAMAATIGAGATAQLGAMRINEEIDALEVMGVRSLAYLASSRVLAGVIVVIPLYCVAVIMSFLAARFGTTVIYGQSTGVYDHYFRTFLIPTDLIWSFVQAVVTAVVIMLVHTYYGFTAGGGPAGVGEAVGRATRTSLVVAVCVTLLVTLSIYGQSGNFNLAG, from the coding sequence ATGAGCATCAGAGTTTCTGTGCGTCAGCAGTTTCCGCGATTGGCGCGGTCATCGAAGAACTGGCATGCCGGGTGGACCCGAATCGGCGAGCAGACCCAGTTCTATGGTCGGACACTCGCCTCTGCTGTGGACGTCCTGGTGCATTACAAGACCGAGCTGGTCCGGCTGATCGCCGCGATGAGTCTGGGTACCGGCGCGCTTGCCGTCATCGGTGGCACGGTCGTCATCGTCGGATTCCTGACCATCTCCACCGGTGCGCTGGTCGCGGTGCAGGGTTACAACCAGTTCGCGCAGGTCGGTGTGGAGGCACTCACCGGGTTCGCTTCCGCGTACTTCAATGTCCGGCTCATAGCGCCGCTCACCGCGGCGATCGCCATGGCGGCCACCATCGGCGCCGGCGCCACCGCCCAGCTCGGTGCAATGCGCATCAACGAAGAGATCGACGCCCTGGAGGTCATGGGTGTCCGCTCGCTGGCCTACCTGGCGTCCAGTCGCGTGCTGGCCGGCGTCATCGTCGTCATCCCGCTGTACTGTGTCGCGGTCATCATGTCGTTCCTGGCAGCACGATTCGGAACGACGGTCATCTATGGGCAGTCCACCGGCGTGTACGACCACTACTTCCGGACATTCCTGATTCCCACCGACCTCATCTGGTCGTTCGTCCAGGCGGTGGTGACCGCGGTGGTCATCATGTTGGTGCACACCTATTACGGCTTCACCGCCGGCGGCGGACCCGCCGGTGTGGGAGAGGCGGTCGGACGCGCAACACGCACCTCGCTGGTCGTCGCAGTGTGCGTCACGCTCTTGGTCACGCTGTCCATCTACGGGCAGTCCGGCAACTTCAACCTGGCGGGCTGA
- a CDS encoding MlaE family ABC transporter permease yields MDTALAVFSPPFAWREFVLQTWFVARVSLLPTLMLSIPFTVLTVFTFNVLLAEFGAADFSGTGAALGAVTQIGPIVTVLVVAGAGATAMCADLGARTIREELDAQRVMGINPIQALVVPRVLAATVVALLLASLVILVGLAGGFVFSVFFQNVTPGAFVAGLTLVTGVGDVVVSLIKATLFGMTAGLIACYMGTTVSGGPAGVGNAVNETVVFSFLALFLINIFMTAVGIKVNL; encoded by the coding sequence ATGGACACGGCACTGGCCGTGTTCAGCCCCCCGTTCGCCTGGCGTGAGTTCGTGCTGCAGACCTGGTTTGTGGCGCGGGTGTCGTTGTTGCCCACGCTGATGCTGTCGATCCCGTTCACGGTGCTGACCGTGTTCACCTTCAACGTTCTGCTCGCCGAGTTCGGTGCCGCGGACTTCTCCGGGACCGGCGCCGCCTTGGGAGCCGTCACCCAGATCGGCCCGATCGTCACGGTGCTGGTCGTCGCCGGTGCGGGCGCGACCGCAATGTGTGCAGATCTGGGAGCGCGCACCATCAGAGAGGAATTGGACGCCCAGCGTGTCATGGGCATCAACCCCATTCAGGCGCTTGTGGTTCCGCGTGTTCTGGCCGCGACCGTGGTCGCCCTGCTGCTGGCCTCGTTGGTGATCCTGGTCGGTCTGGCGGGTGGCTTCGTCTTCTCGGTGTTCTTCCAAAACGTCACGCCCGGAGCCTTTGTCGCGGGCCTGACCCTGGTCACCGGCGTGGGTGACGTGGTGGTGTCGCTGATCAAGGCAACCCTGTTCGGGATGACGGCGGGCTTGATCGCCTGCTACATGGGTACGACCGTCAGCGGCGGCCCGGCCGGTGTCGGCAACGCCGTCAATGAGACCGTCGTGTTCTCCTTTCTTGCGCTCTTCCTGATCAACATCTTCATGACCGCGGTGGGAATCAAGGTGAATCTATGA
- a CDS encoding nuclear transport factor 2 family protein gives MTSALPHPTDADYADAYGRAWTHDPELLCTFFTADGTYTDVAMRGTYQGRNGIQRFHRWMLTFSPDSLIVFTQPAVADGLAYFEWTWSGSITGPLRLPNGASIDAAGKQFSATGIAACRYDNQGLLTSHRDFWDVGLLVDQLGDTLVPRSTQ, from the coding sequence ATGACATCAGCACTGCCCCACCCCACCGACGCCGACTACGCCGACGCGTACGGCCGCGCCTGGACCCATGATCCCGAACTGCTGTGCACCTTCTTCACCGCCGACGGCACCTACACCGACGTCGCGATGCGCGGAACGTATCAGGGGCGCAACGGCATCCAGCGTTTTCATCGCTGGATGCTGACATTCTCGCCCGATTCGTTGATCGTCTTCACCCAACCCGCCGTGGCCGACGGGCTCGCCTACTTCGAGTGGACCTGGAGCGGGTCCATCACCGGGCCTCTTCGCTTGCCGAACGGCGCCTCGATCGACGCGGCAGGAAAACAGTTTTCGGCGACCGGCATCGCCGCCTGCCGCTATGACAACCAGGGACTGCTGACCAGCCACCGCGACTTCTGGGATGTCGGCTTGCTCGTCGACCAGCTCGGCGACACGCTGGTTCCCCGAAGCACCCAGTAG
- a CDS encoding MaoC family dehydratase yields the protein MPTPNSVVGPYFDELTIGQVFDSAPRMTLTEGAAAVHQAILGDRLRLALDIELAEAVTGTRGLLAHPGLVTDVAIGQSTLVTGRVKANLFYRGLVFHSYPKLGDTLSTTTRVVGLRQNAVREGRAPTGLAALRMTTTDQHDRLVLDFHRCAMLPMAPGVVDTGRHDDLTTIGADEVATDPAGSWDGVAFRARVPGPHFDSELAGRDYRSSADVVSSAPELARMSLNIAATHHDRRVGGRRLVYGGHTIGLALAQATRVLPNLATVTGWQSCDHTGPVYEGDTVYSDLHIERVSPLPAGGGVLDIRSLVFAVGEEGTDDRQVLDWRFSALMF from the coding sequence ATGCCGACACCGAATTCAGTTGTGGGGCCGTACTTCGATGAGCTCACCATCGGACAGGTCTTCGACAGTGCGCCCCGGATGACCCTGACCGAAGGTGCGGCCGCAGTGCACCAGGCGATCCTGGGGGACCGGCTGCGGCTGGCACTCGACATCGAGCTGGCCGAGGCGGTAACCGGAACGCGCGGTCTGTTGGCGCATCCGGGCTTGGTCACCGATGTCGCCATCGGCCAGAGCACGTTGGTGACCGGCCGTGTCAAGGCGAACCTCTTCTACCGCGGCTTGGTATTCCACAGCTATCCCAAGCTGGGGGACACGTTGTCCACCACGACCCGGGTGGTCGGGCTTCGTCAGAATGCCGTCCGGGAAGGCAGGGCGCCCACCGGCCTTGCCGCGCTGCGGATGACGACGACCGACCAGCATGACCGGCTGGTTCTCGACTTTCATCGGTGCGCGATGCTCCCGATGGCACCCGGGGTTGTCGACACCGGACGCCACGATGACCTGACCACGATCGGGGCCGACGAGGTGGCCACCGACCCGGCCGGATCTTGGGACGGCGTGGCATTCCGTGCGCGCGTGCCCGGCCCGCACTTCGACTCGGAGCTGGCGGGCCGCGACTACCGCAGCTCGGCCGATGTCGTGAGTTCGGCCCCCGAACTCGCCCGTATGAGCCTCAACATCGCTGCTACGCATCATGATCGGCGAGTCGGTGGACGGCGCCTGGTGTACGGCGGGCACACCATCGGGCTGGCCCTGGCGCAGGCCACCCGTGTCCTGCCGAACCTGGCAACCGTCACGGGCTGGCAGTCCTGCGACCACACCGGCCCGGTGTACGAGGGCGATACGGTCTACAGCGACCTGCACATCGAACGGGTATCACCGCTGCCGGCGGGTGGTGGTGTCCTCGATATCCGCTCGCTGGTCTTCGCCGTCGGCGAAGAGGGGACCGATGATCGCCAGGTGTTGGACTGGCGATTCAGCGCTTTGATGTTCTGA
- a CDS encoding TetR/AcrR family transcriptional regulator — translation MAGMEPKLRQRTTGRLDRSRDPAILNAALAALTENGYNDTNMNDIAARAGVGKAAIYRRWASKAALITDALVYWRPDLLADDIPDTGSLEGDFDVIVERVARNDDELISNDLVLRVALESSRDPELAAALDDLMLRRGRRVVAAILQHAVERGDIADRDWSLVADVLVAMGLLRVVGGQSVDSGFVRRVVDSLVLPAVRGAAPVVTEPDNDAN, via the coding sequence ATGGCAGGTATGGAGCCCAAGCTTCGCCAGCGCACCACCGGTCGACTCGACCGTTCCCGCGACCCCGCGATCCTGAATGCCGCATTGGCCGCGCTGACCGAGAACGGCTACAACGACACCAACATGAACGATATCGCCGCCCGTGCGGGCGTCGGTAAAGCCGCGATCTATCGGCGGTGGGCGTCGAAAGCGGCGCTGATCACCGATGCGCTTGTCTACTGGCGGCCCGACCTGCTGGCCGACGATATCCCTGACACCGGCAGCTTGGAAGGCGACTTCGACGTGATCGTCGAACGGGTCGCGCGCAACGACGACGAGCTGATCTCCAACGATCTGGTGCTGCGGGTGGCGCTGGAGTCCAGCCGTGACCCAGAGTTGGCGGCCGCACTGGACGATCTGATGCTGCGCCGCGGGCGACGCGTGGTGGCCGCGATTCTGCAGCACGCCGTCGAGCGCGGTGATATCGCGGATAGGGACTGGTCGCTGGTAGCCGACGTGCTGGTGGCCATGGGGCTGCTGCGGGTGGTCGGCGGCCAGAGCGTCGATTCCGGCTTCGTGCGCCGGGTCGTCGACAGCTTGGTCCTGCCTGCGGTCCGTGGCGCCGCCCCCGTTGTCACCGAACCCGACAACGATGCGAATTGA
- a CDS encoding DUF732 domain-containing protein: protein MASAVLAVMSIGWATPAHADVDTDFANTLHGFGIYGQRDYNAWLAKIACRRLTTGVDANASESAVFLSRNLARTLSTEQVWQFLGTAIPRYCPQHHAALAEMSGDRR from the coding sequence ATGGCTTCAGCCGTGCTCGCCGTGATGAGCATCGGCTGGGCGACTCCGGCGCATGCCGATGTCGACACCGATTTCGCGAATACCCTGCACGGCTTCGGCATCTATGGCCAGCGGGACTACAACGCGTGGCTGGCAAAGATTGCCTGCCGACGGCTCACCACCGGTGTCGATGCGAATGCCTCGGAGTCTGCGGTGTTCCTGTCCCGCAACCTTGCCCGCACCTTGAGCACCGAGCAGGTGTGGCAGTTCCTGGGTACGGCCATTCCGCGTTATTGTCCGCAGCACCATGCCGCACTGGCAGAGATGAGTGGTGATCGCAGATGA